A stretch of Castanea sativa cultivar Marrone di Chiusa Pesio chromosome 2, ASM4071231v1 DNA encodes these proteins:
- the LOC142624105 gene encoding transcription factor MYB46-like, with protein sequence MRKPELSSVGKNNHVNNNKLRKGLWSPEEDDKLMNYMMNNGQGCWSDVARNAGLQRCGKSCRLRWINYLRPDLKRGAFSPQEEAHIIHLHSLLGNRWSQIAARLPGRTDNEIKNFWNSTIKKRLKNFSSTPSPNTSDSSSPKDVMGGLISMQEQGIMPLYLDSSSSTTNSMQAMTLNHMIDPLPMIHHGLNMSNNASGYFNAAPQYMTQIGVNGDSFYGGNGVFGGADMGLENELFVPPLESISIEENDKTENMYNKRTMNNNTSNNLSNISNCSNNNNRAENLARVGNYWEGEELRMGEWDFEELMDVPSFPLLDFSN encoded by the exons atgaggaagcctgAGCTCTCATCAGTTGGGAAAAACAACCATGTTAACAACAATAAGCTTAGAAAGGGTTTGTGGTCACCAGAAGAGGATGACAagctcatgaactatatgatgaACAATGGACAAGGCTGCTGGAGTGATGTAGCAAGAAATGCTGGCTTGCAGAGGTGTGGAAAGAGCTGTCGCCTTCGTTGGATTAATTACTTGAGGCCTGACCTTAAGCGCGGCGCCTTCTCGCCTCAAGAAGAAGCTCATATCATCCATTTGCACTCCCTTCTTGGCAACAG GTGGTCTCAAATTGCAGCACGCTTGCCTGGACGAACTGACaatgaaatcaagaatttttggaattcaacaataaagaaaaggcTTAAGAACTTTTCATCTACACCCTCACCAAATACAAGCGATTCATCATCACCTAAAGATGTCATGGGAGGGCTGATTTCCATGCAAGAACAAGGCATCATGCCCTTGTACTTGGATTCATCATCGTCAACAACAAATTCCATGCAGGCTATGACCTTAAACCACATGATTGATCCATTGCCTATGATCCATCATGGCCTAAACATGTCCAATAATGCAAGTGGATACTTCAATGCAGCACCACAATACATGACTCAAATTGGTGTCAATGGAGATAGTTTTTATGGTGGAAATGGAGTCTTTGGGGGTGCTGATATGGGCTTAGAAAATGAACTATTTGTTCCTCCTTTAGAGAGTATTAGCAttgaagaaaatgataaaactgaaaatatgtataataagAGGACAATGAATAATAACACCTCAAATAACCTGAGCAACATCAGCAACTGCAGTAACAACAATAATAGAGCAGAAAACTTAGCTCGAGTTGGAAATTATTGGGAAGGAGAAGAGCTTAGAATGGGGGAATGGGACTTCGAGGAGTTGATGGACGTTCCCTCTTTTCCTTTActtgatttttcaaattga